Proteins found in one archaeon genomic segment:
- the gcvPB gene encoding aminomethyl-transferring glycine dehydrogenase subunit GcvPB: MPDRFRQARWDEPLIKDLSRPGRVGMLAPSDPDVMAEFADPMALVPASMRRASVRLPELSELQVLRHFNRLSQMNFSVELGMYPLGSCTMKYNPKVSEMIAGSDTMKNAHPLQPAETVQGILSIFYELERALSEIAGMSRFSLSTAAGAQGELAGVLIMRKFLRDQGRPEKDEILVPDSAHGTNPASAAMAGFKVVKVQSDASGLVRARAVSELAGPKTAGMMFTVPNTLGLFESEVVEVSKAVHDAGGLMYYDGANMNALLGRARPGDMGFDIVHLNLHKTFATPHGGGGPGAGPVGVSKELADYLPVPVVSSEGGKYSLDYGLKNTIGPLKGFVGNSAILLRAYVYMRLLGASGLSNVSSLAVLAANYLWKSLDPAAFPASHAPNLRRKHEAVVSVKSDLPGGAMTVAKAILDYGMHSPTVYFPLIVSEALMIEPTESEPLEMLDEYASALNEIYDSMKAGTLGPVPKNTSIGKIDEVKASHPMTLKVHW, encoded by the coding sequence ATGCCGGACAGGTTCAGGCAGGCCAGATGGGACGAGCCGCTCATCAAGGACCTGAGCCGGCCGGGGCGAGTGGGCATGCTCGCTCCGAGCGACCCCGACGTCATGGCCGAATTCGCCGACCCAATGGCCCTCGTCCCAGCGTCCATGAGGCGGGCCTCGGTCAGACTCCCCGAGCTCTCTGAGCTCCAGGTCCTGAGGCACTTCAACCGCCTGTCCCAGATGAACTTCTCCGTCGAGCTCGGCATGTACCCCCTGGGAAGCTGCACCATGAAGTACAACCCGAAGGTCTCCGAGATGATAGCGGGCTCTGACACCATGAAGAACGCTCATCCCCTCCAGCCGGCCGAAACAGTCCAGGGCATCCTTTCGATCTTCTACGAGCTGGAGCGCGCCCTCTCGGAGATCGCCGGGATGAGCAGGTTCTCCCTCTCGACCGCAGCCGGAGCCCAGGGCGAGCTCGCAGGGGTCCTGATCATGCGGAAGTTCCTCAGAGACCAGGGTCGCCCCGAGAAGGACGAGATCCTTGTCCCCGACTCCGCCCACGGTACGAACCCGGCCAGCGCAGCGATGGCGGGCTTCAAGGTGGTCAAGGTCCAGTCAGACGCCTCAGGCCTTGTCAGGGCCAGGGCCGTGTCAGAGCTTGCAGGCCCCAAGACTGCGGGGATGATGTTCACCGTCCCCAACACCCTGGGCCTCTTCGAGAGCGAAGTCGTCGAGGTCTCCAAGGCGGTCCACGACGCAGGCGGCCTGATGTACTACGACGGGGCGAACATGAACGCCCTCCTGGGGAGGGCACGCCCCGGCGACATGGGCTTTGACATCGTCCACCTCAACCTCCACAAGACCTTCGCTACCCCCCACGGCGGCGGCGGCCCTGGGGCTGGGCCAGTGGGCGTGAGCAAGGAACTCGCGGACTACCTTCCAGTCCCTGTCGTCTCAAGCGAGGGGGGCAAATACTCGCTTGACTACGGTCTCAAGAACACCATCGGGCCGCTCAAGGGATTCGTGGGTAACTCCGCCATCCTCCTGAGGGCGTACGTCTACATGAGACTCCTCGGCGCCTCGGGGCTCTCCAACGTCTCCTCGCTCGCGGTCTTGGCAGCCAACTACCTGTGGAAGAGCCTCGACCCCGCGGCCTTCCCCGCCTCCCATGCGCCCAACCTTAGGAGGAAGCACGAGGCGGTGGTCTCAGTGAAGAGCGACCTGCCGGGCGGCGCCATGACCGTGGCCAAGGCGATCCTCGACTACGGGATGCACTCCCCCACGGTCTACTTCCCCCTTATCGTCAGCGAGGCCCTCATGATCGAGCCGACCGAGTCAGAACCGCTGGAGATGTTAGACGAGTACGCCTCCGCGCTCAACGAGATCTACGACTCGATGAAGGCCGGGACTCTCGGACCCGTCCCGAAGAACACGAGCATCGGGAAGATCGACGAAGTCAAGGCGTCGCATCCGATGACGCTGAAGGTCCACTGGTGA